The Sesamum indicum cultivar Zhongzhi No. 13 linkage group LG6, S_indicum_v1.0, whole genome shotgun sequence genome has a segment encoding these proteins:
- the LOC105163590 gene encoding 60S ribosomal protein L14-2: MPFKRYVEIVVIVDVIDQNRALVDAPDMVRSQMNFKRLSLTDIKIDIKRVPKKKTLIAAMEAADVKGKWEKSSWGRKLIVQKRRASLNDFDRFKLMLAKIKRAGVVRQELAKLKKESAA; the protein is encoded by the exons ATG CCGTTCAAGAGGTACGTCGAGATTGTCGTTATCGTTGACGTAATCGACCAGAACCGG GCCCTAGTCGATGCTCCAGACATGGTACGGAGCCAGATGAACTTCAAGAGGCTCTCTCTCACAGACATCAAGATCGACATCAAGAGAGTTCCAAAGAAGAAGACTCTTATAGCTGCTATGGAGGCTGCCG ATGTGAAGGGCAAATGGGAAAAGAGCTCCTGGGGAAGGAAGCTGATTGTTCAGAAGAGGAGGGCTTCCCTGAATGATTTCGACCGGTTCAAACTAATGCTGGCTAAGATCAAG AGGGCTGGTGTCGTCCGGCAGGAGCttgcaaaattaaagaaagagaGTGCGGCCTGA